The genome window AATATGGTTTTGACCACAAAATGCTTACTCCAACAAATCAATAAGCTATGTAATTAACGACTTACAGTAAAATATTATTTGACATtaaaaatatattgataaaaacaTTATATCTCAAAGGAAATGGAATATATTATATGACAATATTTAAAACGTTTCCTGTCAAGTGAGGTACAAAACCAGCTGTGGTCTTGCAGGTTATATGtgaagtttatttttattttgcatGGTCCTGTTCCTGAAAAAGAAACATTGATTACACTGTAAAGGCCAAAGgttgatttgttattgttttttatCATGTGAAAATGGGTTACTTCACAATAACCACTATCATTTTCTTCACTAGTACATATTAAAGTACATTCTTCTTAAAGGAAATAAAAATACATCACAAAGTGGTCCACTGTTCATCCCATTTGGTTTATTTTAGATCAATACAGAGATCAGAAGTAGGTAGTTGCATGACATGACAGTTTACATTGGGGAATGACATATCTGAAGTGTGTGATCAGAGGTCACAGGGGTCAGCCACTCGGCCAGTGAACACCATGGTGTTGATGGTGGACTCTCGGATGAGCAGGAGGAAGGGCTTGTCGGCCACAAACAACTCCCGGTTTGAGTTTATGGAACGGCCGACGGCCATTACAGCCGTGGCAGCAGCCGCCTCACTGCCTTCCTCATTCACCTGCAACAGTTGTTTATTCGTTAAGTTACTGGACAAAAATGTTTTGAAAGTTGATCATTTTCATTGATATAATCAAGTGAATAGAGTGCCCCAACCGTGTGCCCCAGCCGATGCACGTTTGATCTGTTCATTTGTTTGTTGACGTTTGTTTCCCCAGCTACTTTTAGTCATGATCATTATGGATTTTTGAATCATGATCCTTATGGATACTGTACATACCTCTATGAATGCTTTATGGAATGGATTTTTGAATCATGATCCTACTGTACATACCTCTAGGAATGCTTTATGGAATGCATCGGAAATGTACAGATCATTCGCCTCATCTTCAAGGATGCCTGGTAGGCTGGCGTCCTTGGGGCTGAAGAGGTCCTCGAGCCCCATGGCCTGCAGTTTCTCCTTCAGACTGAAGCTGTCTTCGATGCGGAAGCGTGGCAGATGCACCGACACTGAGGTTTCCCTCATGTtatgcagccagccagtcagcttcTTCAAGTCCAGGTTCTCCTCCACCTTAGAACATCATCGGCAGAGCGAAaattcagtgtgatatagtactgtacactatAATTGTCAGTGAACAGTGTAAATTATGACAGTAGGCACCTACCTCAGACAGGAGTGTGTCTTTGAGAGGTAGGATCAGCACCATGGTGATGTCATCTCCACGGTACGGCAGCTCCAGCACCTGCACCTTGTCTTCCGTGAACCTGCCGTAGTGGAACTTGGTTTCCTGGTACATCATGGACACTGGGCACGTCTTGGACTTACTCACATAGAAGTCAGCCTTGAAGACATTCTTTTTGTCAAATTTGCTTTTCCACTGACCCTGTGAGACAGCAGAGATGACAGTTGAATGGAAGGAAATGGATGCCTGGGTGGTGGCTATGGAAGGCCGTGGAGGCAAAAATTAAGTAGTTTTGGCTCAAAGGCCCTCCATAGGCAGAGAGGAAATAAACTCAACACACCTTGAAATAGATTGTGTTGACCAGGACCAGCACAGTGTTAGAGTTCAGCGAGTCCTTCGGCAGGGTGTTCTGAATCCTGTTCTCAGTCTTGTTTGCGATCCAATCATTGATGGTCACCCGTGACAATTCTGGCTTCTCCTAAAAGACCCATGGTCACAGAATTGCATTTCTACATGTCTAGAATTACTTTGGTTCAGAaagactttttccacaatttgttgtgttacagcctgaatttaaaatggataacattttgactttgtgtcactggcctactcacaatagcccataatgtcaaagtggatctgttttgagaaatgtttacaaatgaataaaaaatgaaaagctgtaatgtcttgagtcaataagtatagtattcaacccctttgttaggaCAAGCCTAAATAcgatcaggagtaaaaatgtgcttaacaagtcacaaaagCTGCatagactcactgtgtgcaataagtgtttaatattattttttaacaactacctcatctctgtaccccacacatacaattatctatctgtaaggtccctcagtcgagcaatgaatttcaaacagattcaaccacaaagaccagggaggttttccaatgcctgtAAATaagatttctgtatttaattttttatacatttgcaaaaatgtctaaaaacacgttttcactttgtcattatgggatattgtgtgtagatcaattttgaattcaggctgtaacaacaaaatgtggagtaagtcaaggGCTATGactactttcagaaggcactgtaattACTCAGTTGTGTGACTGCAGATAAATACCATGTAGTAATGGTGCATGTAATTGATTAGACTTAACGCTGTTTCATTATAGTAATAAGTGGTTTAACTCTTGAACACACATTGTTATTAAAGAGTATATAATATCTATTTGTGATGTGTGAAAATGCAAAATGATGCTGTAGGCTATAGACAATGCAAGAGGGAAAGACCTTGAAGTTGAGTGGCATGAGTTTGGCTCCATACACCAGCTCACTGATATTTTGGTAAATCTCATTGAATGCCAGAGACTTTTCTCCAAAAAGACGGTTGGCTGAGATCAGTTCTGTCGTCTTGTCTTTCTTGCGGTACAGACGACAGTTTAGCTTGGCGAAGAAGAAATGCACTTGGTCCGACGTCTTCTCTTTGATTGTGTCAAACTCAAACACCTGAATTGAGATTGAGACAGAGATCAGACATTGGGATGCCCTGAGCTGTTATTGGTTGTTGCCATTCATTTAAAAAGAAAATGTTTATCACTAGAGGAGCAAGAAAGAGTGAACATGTGAATTGATAGAAACCCCACATTTCTAAGTTCTTCCTGCCTAATGTGGATGAAAAAATGCTGAATGAGTCATGTTCTTGTAAATGTATAGTAAGTCTTAATCTTGGTTTTATATTTTGGCTTTTTGATGTTGGTTACCAGGCCTATTTAACAGTCCTGTGGGCTACACTTCAGACCCCTTACATTCATAATCTGTTTTAGCGTGTTGTTGCAGGCGCCCAGCTTGGTCATAGCAAAGGCTGAGGAGATGCTGATAGGGGACATGAAGATGTTTGACTCGCTGGATTTGCCCTGGGCTAGCTGCTTGAACAGGGACAGGGCGAAGCGACTGTTGGCCTTGGACAGCTCCCACACCCGGGGATTGGTGTTCTCAGGGACTTTCTCCGGGATAGCGTCCCCTGTCGGGGCTTCGTCCTCAGGGCTGCGGTAGACGCACCTGGGCTCCAGGGGCACGTCTTTGGGCTTGGCATTGCAGATGTCTTTGAACGCCTGGGAGGTTGACAGCAAGGGCAATAGCAGCCCCAGCGTCCACACAAACTGGGGAAGCCTCATTCTGCGGGGAGAGGGGTCTGGGTCAGGGTATAGCAGggcagtgatggaaaaagtacccaattgtcatacttgaataaaagtaaagataccttaatagaaaatgactcaagtaaaagtgaaagtcacccagtaaaatactatttgagtaaaagtctaaaagtatttggttttaaatatacttaagtatcaaaggtaaatgtaattgctcaaatatacttaagtatcaaaagtaaaagtataaataatttcacattccttatattaagcaaaccagatggcaccattttgttttttatttacggacagccaggggcacactccaaaattcagacataatttacaaactaagcatttgtgttaagTGAATCTGTCACATCAgatagtagggatgaccagggatgtgctcttgataagtgcgtgaattggaccattttcctgtcgagctaagtattcaaaatgtacttttgggtgtcagggaaactgtatggagtaaaacgtacattattttctttagaaatgtagtgaagtaaaagtaaaaaacgttgtaaaaaatataaagcaaagtacagataccaaaaaaaactacttatgtagtactttaaaatacgtttacctaagtactttacaccactgtagcaGGGTTATTCAACTCCTTTGGTCATTGGTCAATGGCTAATttagaaaccagctgtctctgtggACTCTGGCTGATCGATGGCATGtatcctgagtggtgcagcggtctaaggcactgcatcgcagtcctagaggcgtcactagagacccgggtttgatcccgggctgtatcacaaccggccgtgattgggagtctcatataggggagcacaattggcccagcgtcgtctgggttagggaagggtttggccggggtaggccatcattgtacataagaatttgttcttaactgacttgcctagtgaaataaaatgtaaatgtagggaTCAATGAAGTATCAGGGGAAGGGGAAACTACCAGACACTGCAGCTCTAGAGGACAGTGCAGCCAAAGACAGGATGAAAATAGGTGGAAACTACTTCTCCAGTAGGAATTCCCGATCACAcgtgtaggcgatgtcatggcgacgttggctagctaaactCATGCGCAGAAACAAATCATCAGATCTAACTGTCATCTTGCGCCGAACTGTGCATTtgcaggccgtcaaatcaaaggcactccttcaatataaagttgtttttgacaaaAGTTTGTCAGTTTGCCACTTTCACAAGGTTAGAGTAATAACATGTTTAACTACTAAAGACATTGGCTCAAATCTAGGTTGAGGCTTTAGGGAGTGGAAAAATTAACTAAAAGGAATActttttcacttctctcattgacttctcaaaccccaaaccTGGTCTGTTTCGCAAGCGTTCCAGAAAGTCTTGCGAAGTTGCGCCTCTAGGTCTCGAGTAGTGGTTCCCAAAGtttttatagtcctgtaccccttcaaacattcaacctccaatTGCGTAGCCCCTCTAGCACCAggcagtgttgccaactcctcagtaaggaaagtagctattggctgtcctaaaagtcgcTTGAAGTCGCTAAATGACGTCATCCcctaatttgcataattggccATGTAATTGTGATtgacgctgtaggagagaggaaaacgtcgtgggagagacaaaaagtgagtaaaaaacaccctaaatatgtttagaactacaaataAGCAAGCTGCAGAGAGTGGCACACACAGCAAATAAGAACCAGATATTTAAGGCCATACTCCTCCTTCAGCACTTGATGGACCCCATTGTTAATCCCCGTCATAACAGAGGCATTGTCAGTCCCTATCCCTAGGAGTTTCTCTTTTTTAAGAAAACACTTCTCTAGGAAAGCCACAACAGCACGGGCTATAGATTTGGcatctcctccctccaactcAACAAGCCCCAGAAATGTTGATACAATTGTCTGCTTGGTGTCACTAAAGTACCTTATCACGACCCCCAGGTACTTAGAAACACATCCATGGACTCATCGAAAAGGAGGCTGAAACGCTGGTCACCCACATCTGCGACCAACTTTTTCAGAAAGTATGGTGCTAGAACACCATTAATCATTCCTGTGCACTTTGTCCTGTCCATTTTGAAGTGGGTAGCAGCAGTGGAGTCTGAGAAAGCAGCTCTACATGCTTCTCTGTGATCACATGCCAGCATAGAACAGTGTTCAGCGATAGCTAATTCCAAGGTGGCCTCCGCCTTTTTTGCAGTCATTTCTTTTTAACCATAAATGGCAGCTTGTTTTGGGTGGAACTGTTATAAGGCTTTGCTATTTGAGTATGTTTTTGAGttgtcatgtgtttttttacatcactAAGTCTGAAGTAGAAATCAGCCTTACAATACAGGCAGTATGCCCGTGTATCATCTCCAATAAACGGCTTCAACCAGCCTTTGAAttcagggtttgattcccactcctttatgtatttttgagtgtacagtttagactgagacatgatgagctagccagctagatgttTAGCTTATTCACAGAGAGGCACACACAAAGTGGACATGGTGAGTAAGTGACTGAGACTGTGTGAGTCAAATGCAGTGATTTATTTTAGTGCAGAGATTTATTTTAGAcaaagaacattttacatttacaaccCGCCCTGAATGGGCGGGATCAGGCAGCGGCGGCTTCCCGCATGCGCGATTCATTTGCAGTCTGGACGCGGAGGGGTGAACATCTCTTGCTCGGACTGCAGCAGCACCCGCTGCTCGTCGAGAAGAGTAAGAACGATACGTGCTTTCACGTCAGagtctccaataacaccagagaaagtcgctagatttgtcgctagtcaaatttaaaaaatgtatcgctagaggggtctgaatactcgctaAATATAGCGATAAAGTCGCTAAGTTAGCAACATtggcaccagggtcagcgcactcttaaatagatttttttgccaacattgtaagcctgccagacacacactatacaacacatgtattaaacataagaatgagtgtaagTTTGTGTCACAGCCTTGCTACTGGGAAGTggcaaagagctcttataggagttaattgaaaattgtgaataactaacCACAGgttaatgttgggttgtattggagagagtctgtcttaaatcattttccacacacagtctgtaccTGTATTTAgtgttcatgctagtgagggccgagaatccactctcacataggtatgtggttgttaagggcatcagtgtcttaacagcacaaTTTGCCAAGGCATGATACTCTGAGCGctgcccaatccagaaatctggcagtggctttgattaaattcaattttctcaGAACCGCTTGTTAcaatttcaatgaggctctcttgtaCAGATatgatatcggtaagtggactggaggcagggcatgaaagggataacaaatctagttgtttgtgtcatctgtttcgggaaagtacctgcctAATTGCGCaccgctatatcacatttgacattgtccgtaaacttgagttaatttgcacacaaaaaaatataatacgatggaaagacctgtgtgttgtccttgttaacgcagacagagaagagctccatcTACTTAATCATACcttcaattttgtcccgcacattgaatatagttgcggagagtccctgtaatcctagattctgataattcaggcgagaaaaaacatcacccagataggccagtctaatgagaaactcgtcatcatgcaagtagtcagacaagtgaaaatgatcgTCAGTAAAGGAAACTTTAAgctcctctctcaattcaaaaaacgtgtcaattactttgccccttgataaccagtatgttgtaaaagtgttacatggtcgctgcccatatcattgcatagtgcagaaaatacacgagagttcggGGCCttactttaacaaagttaaccattttcactgtattgtccaaaacgtctttcaagctgtcaggcattgccttggcagcaagagccccctgtggatgctgcagtgtccCCAAGTGGCGTTGGGAGCAAATGCTTGCATgcgcattaccactccactaggtctccctgtcatggcttttgcaccatcagtacagataccaacatgagcagcatctacatacggaccgttagtggaatccCCGCGAGAGTGTAtgggttaatgtgattggatgttaattatttgactaggctacctgtatttgacattgactAGCGTTGGTATAGTGGTGCTATTTCCCCTAATGCAGAGTCGATCTTTAAGATACCTTGAAATACTGCTGTGTTAATCATTCAAAACAATCAAAATATAATTCCAATAATAGCATGTCATACCATTGGCTTAAACCTGAACGCATTCAATATAACTTTCATCCATCCCCCTCCCTAAGTCACCAGCCGCCACTGCAGCACACATTTTAACCAACACCATAACACTTTTGAAAATAACTTCCACAGTCCAACATTTTCTTCACATCGTGGGAGCCCGCTGTAAAATAGTGAAACGCAAAGTCCAAAAAACGAACCAAAGCAAACACGGGAGCTATCAATTTATGATTGTGATAATTCATAATTTTAAAAGAATTTCCGCCCTGTTAGCTCTCCCAGTACGTGATATTTTAATACCACGTCAGGGGGTATGTTATGGTATCACCTTATCAAAGGCAGCAAACAGTGAGTGGACGTTACATTTTCTTTAACGTGTATAACATTTTATCCAGGTCTTGTAAAGTTCGGAAGCGCAAAACCTCAGGAAATGTATAATTTTGTCAACTCTAGAGTGCCATCTAAGCAAATACACattgaaaaacaaataaaaatgtttaaGTTTGAAGACTTAAAATATATTCTATTTTATGTTGAAGCGTTGAGTTGATCGTGTTTATTCAGCTAGCCATTGAGAAATGAATACCTGTTGCTAGCCTCAATACGTGGGATCTTTGAACATGCAATTATAAGCCAATCTCACCATGGCTTAAACCATATTAAACTCTCCGTAACGATGTTATGAATTGACGCCTTACCTGAGGTAAATTTCCTTGTAAGTAAATGACTGTGTGGAACGTAAAAATATCGGCTGCGATTTGAGCTGGCGAGTCCCTCATAGGGGACAGGGTCAGTGTCCTGCAGTGCGCCGGGGCTGTAGAAAGGACCATTTACTCAGCTCAACCTTTGAAGTATTGATCGTTGGTCCCACATCCTGTGACCCAATGTTCTAATGTTTTCGCAAGTATTTGTTCATATGAAATGATACAAATAGAACCAAATGCACAAAGAATTGTCACAGTGAAGAACAAAAAAGTACAAGCTCATTCGTATAAATCGTACATACTAATATTGATGTAGCAACAGTAAACTGTCTTTAGCCTGCTTAAATACCCCATACATCGTACAATATTGACAAGAAATCTACGTATGACAAATGTTGCTCTATGCCATATaaaacagctgtgtgtgtgtgtgtagaactacAAAAGATGGTTAAAAGGCATCGGTTTCACAATATTGTTTAATTACAGTCCCTGCCAGTAAAGAATCACTGTTGCACATAAGTTACATTTACTTCAAACTTCCAGTTCTCCCCtcaaagaaacaaaacaaaagcaattGTATTATACAAAAATGCAATCCCATTTTCACACAGTGAATTCTTTAACAAAAAAAAATGGTATAAGACCTATATCCAAATTGGAGAAATCTCATTCTAAACATTCCTTAAGGGAGTATAATATAAAAACAATGTTGAAGTTAAACTTGTACCTTAATTTAAGCAAACTCTTACAAAGAAAACTTGGGTAGTAGTTATCAAAAGCAATTACATTTCCCAAAGTTAGAAAATATGTAAaaaatacaaatgaaaaaaaatacaagAACAGCCCATCTTATTACAAGGAATTCAATTTGAGTGGAAGCAATGAGTGTGTTCAGCGTGAACAAGAAAACAATCTGAAATGAAGCGGTCTCTCCCATTGGGACATGGCCGCTCACATGGAAATCAATTCCCTGTCAGGGTGGTTTAATATGTCATCCTATGTTACTTATTTTTTAACTCATCATACGATTGCTAAAAAGGACAACTAAGTCCAAAGTAAACAATTCCACAGTATTTAGTCAAATGAATCACTGAACAAGACATTTCCTGGGCAAGAATGTGACATTCTTGGCAAAGAATTCAGAAGTTACTCGTGTCTTGGTGTATGGCTATCCTACTGTCAAGTGTTACTGTGTTTACCCAATACTTGTCTTAATgatcatctcacacacacacacacacaccaaccccatTTAAATTAGAAAGTATAAATTAAGACTATTGTGATCTCTACACAACTTCCAAAACATTCCTTTTAGAAGGGTCGTTTTTTAATTTAActtgtcaagtcagttaagaaaaatgtatttacaatgacggcctaccccggctaaaccctaacaatgctgagccaattgtgcgccaccctatgggactcccaatcatggccggttgtgacacagcccgggatcgaaccaggttCTGTtgggacgcctctagcactgagatgcagtgtcttagactgttGCGACACTCGGGAGCCCCTCCGTAAAGATAGAAGTCTGTCCTCAAATTCTGGCGAGCCTAACACCATCTAAAACACAGACCAAACAATGCTAAGTGACAGCCAAAACATGCCAAAAATAATTTCCCTGGGTTTCTATTTAACAGACACCAAATGGCTATGTAAACAAATAAGCAAGTTTCCCCGGTATCAATGGATCTTTAATATTAGCGCGTCACAGTTTTACAATTGTAAAACTCGTAAAGACGTTAGTGCTGCAAGACTTCCGGGAAACTCACCCCTCCCCAGAGAATCTGGCACTGAACTCCTTTGTCTCAGAAAGGATAAGCGGTTCCTCGGCTCTGCAATGGAAATCAGCCGATTGACTCATGTTTCCAGGGCTGATTCGTAGAGACCATTTAATATAAATGCGGACTCCTGAAGGAGTAACAGTTGCAAgttgatgtactgtatagacaaACCTACATGTATCCATATTAAACTTTGAAATAGTCAATAGCCTGCTGGAAGGCAGGTCACATTTCTTAAGCTTCAATCAATAACAATAGAGCGACTGAGACCAGACAGTATTCAAAAGATAGCAGTGAAGGTATGGAGCGAAGAGAATTCCTATGCAGATACTATGCAAAGGATCACATTTACTAAGCGCTCATGAATTTTGCCCCTATTTTTTCTAATTAAATGAATAGTTCAAAAACTTTACAAGGACATATTCAAACATGCATGTTTAAGTTTCAATATTATATTAATTTGAAAAAAGGTTCAAATGTTGCACCAGCGCAAATACTTCATTATGAAAATATAATTGAGCAACAGACGGTGCTTTAAACAGCTCAATTCAAAATGGTTCCCTCAATGATGGGCCAAGATCATAATACCGTACCTCTGCAAAAACAAAGATACAAAATTGTGAAAATGTATGCAAACGATGTAATTTGACAAACCCAGAAAAGTAATTAATTAACTCTTAAGTTATCTTTCCCAGTGCGGGCAATGGTAGTTCCTTCCTCTTCATGCAAGGAAAATGTTAAATTCTGATAGCTGTTCTTAGAAACCACAGCATGTTAAGTAGCCTAACATGCTGACTACACCGGGCACGCGCGTGGGTCCGCTTGTGCCATCATGCGCATGTTGATTTTTTTCCATCCACACCAGATGCCatcaggacacacaggttgaaatatcaaaactctGAAAAAActacattcatttggggacaggtcgaaacatTAAATATTCGTGGACatttaactagctagcttgctgttgctagctaatttgtcctgggatataaacattgggttgttattttacctgaaatgcacagtGTAGTCAGCATGTCACCCATggcaatataaaaaataaataaataaaaaccggTGAGAGGTGAACCTTCTGCAAATTCTGTCTCTACAATGCATCACAGCAAAGCTGTTGTAGCCAATCATTACGATTGCTTAAATGTGAAGTGCCTTCCCAAGCAACAGCAACAAAAACAATGAGTATaattataaataaaaaatgttacaCAGCAATTATATGTATAAAACCGGTCCAACCTAAATCTGTGCTTTTAAAGATCATAGGATGCCTCGAGAGACCAGTATGTGTCTACAAAATAGTAACATAATTTTTTTTGAGGCAAATAACTGAATAAATGTATCAAGAACATacaataccgttcaaaagtttatggtcacttagaaatgtccttgttttccatgaaaacatacatgaaatgaataggaaatatagtcaagacgttgacaaggttacaAATAATGATTGATTGAAAtaagtgtccttcaaactttgctttcgtcaaataatcctccatttgcagccttgcagacctttggcattctagttgtcaatttgttggtgtgaaatctcttcagattacctcatgcttcctgaagcacctcccacaagttggattggcttgatgggcacttcttccATAccgtcaagctgctcccacaacagctcaatagggttgagatccggtgactgtgctggccactccattatagacagaataccagctgactgcttcttccctaaatagttattgcatagtttggagctgtgctttgggtcattgtcctgttgtaggaggaaattgtctCCAATTAAGCAccatccacagggtatggcatggctttGCAAAagggagtgatagccttccttcaagatccattttaccctgtacaaatctcccactttaccaccaccaaagcacccccagaccatcacattgcctccaccatgcttgataGATGGTGCTCCAGCCTCcatttttttctgcgtctcacgaatattgttctttgtgatccaaacacctcaaacttatattcgtctgtccataacacttttttccaatcttcctctgtccagtgtccttttgcccatcttaatcttttctttttattggccagtctgagatatgcctttttctttgcaactctgcctagaaggccagcatcctggagtcgcctcttcactgttgacattgagacaggtgttttgcgggtacaatttaatgaagctgccagttgaagacttgtgaggcgtctgtttctcaaactagacactaatgtacttgtcctcttgctcagttgtgcaccggggcctcccacttctctattctggttagggccagtttgtgctgttctgtgaagggagtagtacacagtgttgtacgagatcttcaatatcttggcaatttctcacatggaatagccttcatttctcagaacaaaaatagactgacgagtttcagaagaaaggttttTGTTTCtcgccattttgagcctgtaatctgtaaaggccagttttattgcttctttaaaatcagaACAACCGTTTAACTGGCTAAAcaaaattgcaaaagggttttctaatgatcaattagccttttaaaatgataaacttggattagctaacacaacgtgccattggaacacaggagtgatggttgctgataatgggcctttgtacccctatgtagatattccattaaaaaaatctgctgtttccagctacaatagtcattttcaacatttaacaatgtctacactgtatttctgatcaatttgaagttattttaatggggggaaaaagtgtttatctttcaaaaacaaggacatttaggtgaccccaaacttttgaacggtagtgtacattggtCTAATCTCAGACATCCCAATTCCTCAACACCGAGTCAAGTCCCGGTAAATCTGTATGTTGACCCATCTCACTAAATTGGTAAATTAGCATCCCTGGCCTAGCTGCTAACACCCCGACGACTCTCAACCAAGTCCTGAGGACTATAATTTTCTCTGTAAAAAGGTCTGCATACCTTCAAGACAAAAGTGTGCATTATTAACCCACATTCGGAAAGGCAGACTGAGCCTTTTATAGGGAGATATGTTGTATTGATGACACTTATGGAGGAACATGTCTCCTTATA of Salvelinus fontinalis isolate EN_2023a chromosome 12, ASM2944872v1, whole genome shotgun sequence contains these proteins:
- the LOC129867562 gene encoding antithrombin-III-like isoform X2, with product MVLSTAPAHCRTLTLSPMRDSPAQIAADIFTFHTVIYLQGNLPQVFEFDTIKEKTSDQVHFFFAKLNCRLYRKKDKTTELISANRLFGEKSLAFNEIYQNISELVYGAKLMPLNFKEKPELSRVTINDWIANKTENRIQNTLPKDSLNSNTVLVLVNTIYFKGQWKSKFDKKNVFKADFYVSKSKTCPVSMMYQETKFHYGRFTEDKVQVLELPYRGDDITMVLILPLKDTLLSEVEENLDLKKLTGWLHNMRETSVSVHLPRFRIEDSFSLKEKLQAMGLEDLFSPKDASLPGILEDEANDLYISDAFHKAFLEVNEEGSEAAAATAVMAVGRSINSNRELFVADKPFLLLIRESTINTMVFTGRVADPCDL
- the LOC129867562 gene encoding antithrombin-III-like isoform X1, which produces MRLPQFVWTLGLLLPLLSTSQAFKDICNAKPKDVPLEPRCVYRSPEDEAPTGDAIPEKVPENTNPRVWELSKANSRFALSLFKQLAQGKSSESNIFMSPISISSAFAMTKLGACNNTLKQIMNVFEFDTIKEKTSDQVHFFFAKLNCRLYRKKDKTTELISANRLFGEKSLAFNEIYQNISELVYGAKLMPLNFKEKPELSRVTINDWIANKTENRIQNTLPKDSLNSNTVLVLVNTIYFKGQWKSKFDKKNVFKADFYVSKSKTCPVSMMYQETKFHYGRFTEDKVQVLELPYRGDDITMVLILPLKDTLLSEVEENLDLKKLTGWLHNMRETSVSVHLPRFRIEDSFSLKEKLQAMGLEDLFSPKDASLPGILEDEANDLYISDAFHKAFLEVNEEGSEAAAATAVMAVGRSINSNRELFVADKPFLLLIRESTINTMVFTGRVADPCDL